Proteins encoded by one window of Sardina pilchardus chromosome 7, fSarPil1.1, whole genome shotgun sequence:
- the LOC134088063 gene encoding monocarboxylate transporter 2-like isoform X3, with product MCCVPAGPVSSVLVNRYGSRPVVMVGGVMVGAGMVASSFGTTIMHLYICVGVIGGFGLSFNLQPALTIIGKYFQVKRPMANGLAMAGSPVFLSTLAPLNQFLFDSFGWRGSFLILGGFVMNCCVAGALMRPVEVKRARPDAAANGAAGDKEDASSPAGKSGCAGKVNQFIDLSLFRHRGYLIYLVGNVLLFFGFFAPVVFMAPYAKHMQVDEYSAAFLLSIFALVDMIARPLTGLLANTRWVRPRIQYFFSLSVAYNGLCHVLCPLATGYGGLVVYAVFFGVAFGMLCALLFEVLMDLVGAQRFSSAVGLATIIECAPVLLGPPISGALVDIFHDYKYMYWACGVMMLVPGVFLFVMNYFNYKWLAQEAQQEVRQSGRQEDEEERGAVEELRELRSSANNQPDETLA from the exons ATGTGCTGTGTGCCTGCAGGGCCGGTGAGCAGCGTGCTGGTGAACCGCTACGGCAGCCGCCCCGTGGTCATGGTGGGAGGGGTGATGGTGGGAGCCGGGATGGTGGCCTCCTCGTTTGGGACGACCATCATGCACCTGTACATCTGCGTGGGCGTCATTGGAG GCTTTGGGCTCTCGTTCAACCTGCAGCCTGCCCTCACCATCATCGGGAAGTACTTCCAGGTCAAGAGGCCGATGGCGAACGGCTTGGCCATGGCAGGAAGTCCGGTGTTCCTGTCCACGCTGGCGCCGCTCAACCAGTTCCTGTTCGACAGCTTCGGCTGGAGGGGCAGCTTCCTGATCCTGGGCGGCTTCGTCATGAACTGCTGCGTGGCGGGCGCTCTGATGCGGCCCGTCGAGGTCAAGCGAGCGCGTCCAGACGCCGCGGCCAACGGGGCCGCCGGCGATAAGGAGGACGCCAGCAGCCCCGCGGGCAAGAGCGGGTGCGCGGGCAAGGTCAACCAGTTCATCGACCTGTCGCTGTTCCGGCACCGGGGCTACCTGATCTACCTGGTGGGCAACGTGCTGCTGTTCTTCGGCTTCTTCGCGCCGGTGGTGTTCATGGCGCCGTACGCCAAGCACATGCAg GTGGATGAGTACTCGGCCGCCTTCCTGCTGTCCATCTTCGCGCTGGTGGACATGATCGCGCGGCCGCTCACCGGCCTGCTGGCCAACACCCGCTGGGTGCGCCCGCGGATCCAGTACTTCTTCAGCCTCTCGGTGGCGTACAACGGGCTGTGCCACGTGCTGTGCCCTCTGGCCACGGGCTACGGCGGGCTGGTGGTGTACGCCGTGTTCTTCGGCGTGGCGTTCGGCATGCTGTGCGCGCTGCTCTTCGAGGTGCTCATGGACCTCGTCGGGGCCCAGCGCTTCTCCAGCGCCGTCGGACTCGCCACCATCATCGAGTGCGCCCCGGTCCTGCTGGGCCCGCCCATCTCTG GTGCGCTGGTGGACATCTTCCATGACTACAAGTACATGTACTGGGCCTGCGGGGTGATGATGCTGGTGCCGGGCGTCTTCCTCttcgtcatgaactacttcaaCTACAAGTGGCTAGCGCAGGAGGCGCAGCAGGAGGTGCGGCAGAGCGGCCggcaggaggacgaggaggagaggggagctgtggaggagctgagggagCTGAGGAGCAGCGCCAACAACCAGCCGGACGAGACGCTGGCTTAG
- the LOC134088063 gene encoding monocarboxylate transporter 1-like isoform X1, whose amino-acid sequence MPPPAPTSLGYTPPDGGWGWAVVFGSFVSIGFSYAFPKSLTIYYKEIQEYFSASYSEIAWVSSIMLAAMYAGGPVSSVLVNRYGSRPVVMVGGVMVGAGMVASSFGTTIMHLYICVGVIGGFGLSFNLQPALTIIGKYFQVKRPMANGLAMAGSPVFLSTLAPLNQFLFDSFGWRGSFLILGGFVMNCCVAGALMRPVEVKRARPDAAANGAAGDKEDASSPAGKSGCAGKVNQFIDLSLFRHRGYLIYLVGNVLLFFGFFAPVVFMAPYAKHMQVDEYSAAFLLSIFALVDMIARPLTGLLANTRWVRPRIQYFFSLSVAYNGLCHVLCPLATGYGGLVVYAVFFGVAFGMLCALLFEVLMDLVGAQRFSSAVGLATIIECAPVLLGPPISGALVDIFHDYKYMYWACGVMMLVPGVFLFVMNYFNYKWLAQEAQQEVRQSGRQEDEEERGAVEELRELRSSANNQPDETLA is encoded by the exons ATGCCCCCTCCTGCACCCACATCCCTGGGCTACACCCCTCCTGACGGAGGCTGGGGTTGGGCCGTGGTCTTCGGCTCCTTCGTCTCCATCGGCTTCTCCTACGCCTTCCCCAAGTCCCTGACCATCTACTACAAGGAGATCCAGGAGTACTTCTCCGCCAGCTACAGCGAGATCGCCTGGGTCTCCTCCATCATGCTGGCGGCCATGTATGCTGGAG GGCCGGTGAGCAGCGTGCTGGTGAACCGCTACGGCAGCCGCCCCGTGGTCATGGTGGGAGGGGTGATGGTGGGAGCCGGGATGGTGGCCTCCTCGTTTGGGACGACCATCATGCACCTGTACATCTGCGTGGGCGTCATTGGAG GCTTTGGGCTCTCGTTCAACCTGCAGCCTGCCCTCACCATCATCGGGAAGTACTTCCAGGTCAAGAGGCCGATGGCGAACGGCTTGGCCATGGCAGGAAGTCCGGTGTTCCTGTCCACGCTGGCGCCGCTCAACCAGTTCCTGTTCGACAGCTTCGGCTGGAGGGGCAGCTTCCTGATCCTGGGCGGCTTCGTCATGAACTGCTGCGTGGCGGGCGCTCTGATGCGGCCCGTCGAGGTCAAGCGAGCGCGTCCAGACGCCGCGGCCAACGGGGCCGCCGGCGATAAGGAGGACGCCAGCAGCCCCGCGGGCAAGAGCGGGTGCGCGGGCAAGGTCAACCAGTTCATCGACCTGTCGCTGTTCCGGCACCGGGGCTACCTGATCTACCTGGTGGGCAACGTGCTGCTGTTCTTCGGCTTCTTCGCGCCGGTGGTGTTCATGGCGCCGTACGCCAAGCACATGCAg GTGGATGAGTACTCGGCCGCCTTCCTGCTGTCCATCTTCGCGCTGGTGGACATGATCGCGCGGCCGCTCACCGGCCTGCTGGCCAACACCCGCTGGGTGCGCCCGCGGATCCAGTACTTCTTCAGCCTCTCGGTGGCGTACAACGGGCTGTGCCACGTGCTGTGCCCTCTGGCCACGGGCTACGGCGGGCTGGTGGTGTACGCCGTGTTCTTCGGCGTGGCGTTCGGCATGCTGTGCGCGCTGCTCTTCGAGGTGCTCATGGACCTCGTCGGGGCCCAGCGCTTCTCCAGCGCCGTCGGACTCGCCACCATCATCGAGTGCGCCCCGGTCCTGCTGGGCCCGCCCATCTCTG GTGCGCTGGTGGACATCTTCCATGACTACAAGTACATGTACTGGGCCTGCGGGGTGATGATGCTGGTGCCGGGCGTCTTCCTCttcgtcatgaactacttcaaCTACAAGTGGCTAGCGCAGGAGGCGCAGCAGGAGGTGCGGCAGAGCGGCCggcaggaggacgaggaggagaggggagctgtggaggagctgagggagCTGAGGAGCAGCGCCAACAACCAGCCGGACGAGACGCTGGCTTAG
- the LOC134088063 gene encoding monocarboxylate transporter 2-like isoform X4 produces MPPPAPTSLGYTPPDGGWGWAVVFGSFVSIGFSYAFPKSLTIYYKEIQEYFSASYSEIAWVSSIMLAAMYAGGPVSSVLVNRYGSRPVVMVGGVMVGAGMVASSFGTTIMHLYICVGVIGGFGLSFNLQPALTIIGKYFQVKRPMANGLAMAGSPVFLSTLAPLNQFLFDSFGWRGSFLILGGFVMNCCVAGALMRPVEVKRARPDAAANGAAGDKEDASSPAGKSGCAGKVNQFIDLSLFRHRGYLIYLVGNVLLFFGFFAPVVFMAPYAKHMQVDEYSAAFLLSIFALVDMIARPLTGLLANTRWVRPRIQYFFSLSVAYNGLCHVLCPLATGYGGLVVYAVFFGVAFGMLCALLFEVLMDLVGAQRFSSAVGLATIIECAPVLLGPPISGALVDIFHDYKYSV; encoded by the exons ATGCCCCCTCCTGCACCCACATCCCTGGGCTACACCCCTCCTGACGGAGGCTGGGGTTGGGCCGTGGTCTTCGGCTCCTTCGTCTCCATCGGCTTCTCCTACGCCTTCCCCAAGTCCCTGACCATCTACTACAAGGAGATCCAGGAGTACTTCTCCGCCAGCTACAGCGAGATCGCCTGGGTCTCCTCCATCATGCTGGCGGCCATGTATGCTGGAG GGCCGGTGAGCAGCGTGCTGGTGAACCGCTACGGCAGCCGCCCCGTGGTCATGGTGGGAGGGGTGATGGTGGGAGCCGGGATGGTGGCCTCCTCGTTTGGGACGACCATCATGCACCTGTACATCTGCGTGGGCGTCATTGGAG GCTTTGGGCTCTCGTTCAACCTGCAGCCTGCCCTCACCATCATCGGGAAGTACTTCCAGGTCAAGAGGCCGATGGCGAACGGCTTGGCCATGGCAGGAAGTCCGGTGTTCCTGTCCACGCTGGCGCCGCTCAACCAGTTCCTGTTCGACAGCTTCGGCTGGAGGGGCAGCTTCCTGATCCTGGGCGGCTTCGTCATGAACTGCTGCGTGGCGGGCGCTCTGATGCGGCCCGTCGAGGTCAAGCGAGCGCGTCCAGACGCCGCGGCCAACGGGGCCGCCGGCGATAAGGAGGACGCCAGCAGCCCCGCGGGCAAGAGCGGGTGCGCGGGCAAGGTCAACCAGTTCATCGACCTGTCGCTGTTCCGGCACCGGGGCTACCTGATCTACCTGGTGGGCAACGTGCTGCTGTTCTTCGGCTTCTTCGCGCCGGTGGTGTTCATGGCGCCGTACGCCAAGCACATGCAg GTGGATGAGTACTCGGCCGCCTTCCTGCTGTCCATCTTCGCGCTGGTGGACATGATCGCGCGGCCGCTCACCGGCCTGCTGGCCAACACCCGCTGGGTGCGCCCGCGGATCCAGTACTTCTTCAGCCTCTCGGTGGCGTACAACGGGCTGTGCCACGTGCTGTGCCCTCTGGCCACGGGCTACGGCGGGCTGGTGGTGTACGCCGTGTTCTTCGGCGTGGCGTTCGGCATGCTGTGCGCGCTGCTCTTCGAGGTGCTCATGGACCTCGTCGGGGCCCAGCGCTTCTCCAGCGCCGTCGGACTCGCCACCATCATCGAGTGCGCCCCGGTCCTGCTGGGCCCGCCCATCTCTG gtGCGCTGGTGGACATCTTCCATGACTACAAGTACTCTGTGTAA
- the LOC134088063 gene encoding monocarboxylate transporter 2-like isoform X2, translated as MLAAMYAGGPVSSVLVNRYGSRPVVMVGGVMVGAGMVASSFGTTIMHLYICVGVIGGFGLSFNLQPALTIIGKYFQVKRPMANGLAMAGSPVFLSTLAPLNQFLFDSFGWRGSFLILGGFVMNCCVAGALMRPVEVKRARPDAAANGAAGDKEDASSPAGKSGCAGKVNQFIDLSLFRHRGYLIYLVGNVLLFFGFFAPVVFMAPYAKHMQVDEYSAAFLLSIFALVDMIARPLTGLLANTRWVRPRIQYFFSLSVAYNGLCHVLCPLATGYGGLVVYAVFFGVAFGMLCALLFEVLMDLVGAQRFSSAVGLATIIECAPVLLGPPISGALVDIFHDYKYMYWACGVMMLVPGVFLFVMNYFNYKWLAQEAQQEVRQSGRQEDEEERGAVEELRELRSSANNQPDETLA; from the exons ATGCTGGCGGCCATGTATGCCGGAG GGCCGGTGAGCAGCGTGCTGGTGAACCGCTACGGCAGCCGCCCCGTGGTCATGGTGGGAGGGGTGATGGTGGGAGCCGGGATGGTGGCCTCCTCGTTTGGGACGACCATCATGCACCTGTACATCTGCGTGGGCGTCATTGGAG GCTTTGGGCTCTCGTTCAACCTGCAGCCTGCCCTCACCATCATCGGGAAGTACTTCCAGGTCAAGAGGCCGATGGCGAACGGCTTGGCCATGGCAGGAAGTCCGGTGTTCCTGTCCACGCTGGCGCCGCTCAACCAGTTCCTGTTCGACAGCTTCGGCTGGAGGGGCAGCTTCCTGATCCTGGGCGGCTTCGTCATGAACTGCTGCGTGGCGGGCGCTCTGATGCGGCCCGTCGAGGTCAAGCGAGCGCGTCCAGACGCCGCGGCCAACGGGGCCGCCGGCGATAAGGAGGACGCCAGCAGCCCCGCGGGCAAGAGCGGGTGCGCGGGCAAGGTCAACCAGTTCATCGACCTGTCGCTGTTCCGGCACCGGGGCTACCTGATCTACCTGGTGGGCAACGTGCTGCTGTTCTTCGGCTTCTTCGCGCCGGTGGTGTTCATGGCGCCGTACGCCAAGCACATGCAg GTGGATGAGTACTCGGCCGCCTTCCTGCTGTCCATCTTCGCGCTGGTGGACATGATCGCGCGGCCGCTCACCGGCCTGCTGGCCAACACCCGCTGGGTGCGCCCGCGGATCCAGTACTTCTTCAGCCTCTCGGTGGCGTACAACGGGCTGTGCCACGTGCTGTGCCCTCTGGCCACGGGCTACGGCGGGCTGGTGGTGTACGCCGTGTTCTTCGGCGTGGCGTTCGGCATGCTGTGCGCGCTGCTCTTCGAGGTGCTCATGGACCTCGTCGGGGCCCAGCGCTTCTCCAGCGCCGTCGGACTCGCCACCATCATCGAGTGCGCCCCGGTCCTGCTGGGCCCGCCCATCTCTG GTGCGCTGGTGGACATCTTCCATGACTACAAGTACATGTACTGGGCCTGCGGGGTGATGATGCTGGTGCCGGGCGTCTTCCTCttcgtcatgaactacttcaaCTACAAGTGGCTAGCGCAGGAGGCGCAGCAGGAGGTGCGGCAGAGCGGCCggcaggaggacgaggaggagaggggagctgtggaggagctgagggagCTGAGGAGCAGCGCCAACAACCAGCCGGACGAGACGCTGGCTTAG